A part of Petrotoga sp. 9PW.55.5.1 genomic DNA contains:
- a CDS encoding IS3 family transposase — MKPFYNEDRFQKKLGCLAPVEFRNQASSCI; from the coding sequence ATTAAACCATTTTATAACGAAGATAGATTCCAGAAAAAACTCGGATGCCTGGCTCCTGTTGAGTTCAGAAACCAAGCATCCAGTTGTATATAG
- a CDS encoding site-specific DNA-methyltransferase, whose amino-acid sequence MKEKIFFDCDGTKVINDNVLTTNEIDNNSIDLIITSPPYNVDINYASHNDKLSYLEYLDFSKRWLSNCYNWLKDDGRFCLNIPLDKNKGGQQSVGADLTVLAKDIGFKYHSTIIWNEGNISRRTAWGSWLSASAPYVIAPVELIVILYKQRWKKASGSKKSDITKEEFMEWTNGLWTFPGESKKKIGHPAPFPLELPKRCIKLFSYVGDVVLDPFMGSGTTLLAAYLNKRRSIGVEIEKTYCQLAKSRLIREGKINERKLFNSKRSDNGVLQSSS is encoded by the coding sequence ATGAAAGAAAAAATATTTTTTGATTGTGATGGAACAAAAGTAATAAATGATAATGTATTAACAACTAATGAAATTGATAACAACAGTATTGATTTAATTATTACTTCTCCACCTTATAATGTAGATATTAATTACGCATCCCATAATGATAAACTATCATATCTTGAATACCTTGACTTTAGTAAAAGATGGCTATCAAATTGCTACAACTGGTTAAAAGATGATGGTAGGTTTTGCTTAAATATACCCCTGGATAAAAACAAAGGTGGTCAACAAAGCGTTGGTGCTGATTTAACTGTATTAGCAAAAGACATTGGATTTAAATATCATTCGACAATTATTTGGAATGAAGGGAATATATCTAGAAGAACCGCTTGGGGATCATGGCTTTCAGCTTCGGCACCTTATGTTATAGCTCCAGTAGAATTGATAGTGATATTATATAAGCAAAGATGGAAAAAAGCTTCTGGAAGTAAAAAATCAGATATTACTAAAGAAGAATTTATGGAATGGACAAATGGCCTTTGGACCTTCCCTGGGGAAAGTAAAAAGAAAATTGGACATCCTGCTCCTTTTCCACTAGAATTGCCAAAAAGATGTATCAAACTGTTTTCTTACGTAGGAGACGTTGTTTTAGATCCTTTTATGGGGTCAGGTACGACTTTATTAGCTGCTTATCTAAATAAAAGAAGATCAATAGGAGTGGAAATTGAGAAAACTTATTGTCAATTAGCTAAAAGCAGGTTAATAAGGGAGGGTAAAATAAATGAACGAAAACTCTTTAACTCTAAAAGATCTGATAATGGAGTACTTCAAAGCTCATCCTAA
- a CDS encoding trigger factor: MEKTLLHENKNVKKYLIKFSKEEIEKLENNIVREINNRYTFEGFRKGKVPKQVIKLRLGSDFDNMLLEEAEHELDHKIREEEKLLFPMIIESRAQDVEHIEFEVLLHTYPEVIKTDFENMEVKIPESKEIVEEYVQRRLDELLESNAIIEPKDGPIEYEDYVRITFSIVDENGEILEEEKEDEIIVRKDDERDLVKNLVGKTKDSEFELEKTQDDKKIIQKIKVGQVYSRKLPELNDAFAKELNIEVETLSELKENLQKEGEDAVKNWHEQFAVNYILSELPNYVQIDISDESLNYYIDTSIQDLKNKEKYEEELKKHDNDENKFREEIKESALKWIKEVVIIEKISEENNIKVENNELSLEIKNFSSMYGIPFSRAQEIMNSNPELMNEIIWNKLREKVALLIKDKVKIVEISKEEFEKDTDTEVQNTSNQEEVSNNEEVKDKE, from the coding sequence ATGGAAAAGACACTTTTACACGAAAATAAAAACGTTAAGAAATATCTAATTAAATTTTCAAAGGAAGAAATAGAGAAATTAGAAAATAATATTGTTAGAGAAATTAATAATCGCTATACTTTTGAAGGGTTTAGAAAGGGAAAGGTACCCAAGCAAGTTATTAAGTTACGCTTAGGTTCTGATTTTGACAATATGTTATTAGAAGAGGCTGAACATGAACTTGATCATAAAATTAGAGAAGAAGAAAAATTGCTTTTTCCAATGATTATAGAATCTCGAGCTCAAGATGTAGAACATATTGAGTTTGAAGTTTTATTACATACATATCCAGAAGTAATAAAGACTGATTTTGAAAATATGGAAGTAAAAATTCCTGAATCAAAAGAAATTGTTGAAGAATATGTACAAAGAAGATTAGATGAATTGTTAGAGAGTAATGCTATTATTGAACCAAAAGACGGACCAATTGAATATGAAGATTATGTTAGAATTACTTTCAGCATAGTTGATGAAAACGGTGAGATTCTAGAAGAAGAAAAAGAAGATGAAATTATTGTAAGAAAAGATGACGAAAGGGATTTAGTAAAAAACCTCGTAGGAAAGACAAAAGATTCTGAGTTTGAATTAGAAAAAACACAAGATGATAAAAAAATCATCCAAAAAATCAAAGTAGGACAGGTTTACTCTCGCAAACTCCCTGAATTAAATGATGCTTTTGCGAAAGAACTAAACATAGAAGTTGAAACATTGAGTGAATTAAAAGAAAACTTACAAAAGGAAGGAGAAGATGCGGTTAAAAACTGGCACGAACAATTCGCCGTGAATTATATCCTTTCTGAATTACCCAACTATGTTCAAATAGATATTTCTGACGAAAGCCTCAATTACTATATCGATACATCTATTCAAGATTTAAAAAACAAAGAGAAATATGAAGAAGAGCTAAAAAAACATGATAACGATGAAAACAAATTTAGAGAAGAAATTAAAGAAAGTGCCCTAAAATGGATTAAAGAGGTAGTTATAATAGAAAAAATTTCAGAAGAAAACAACATCAAAGTAGAAAATAATGAACTCTCACTAGAAATTAAAAACTTCTCCTCGATGTATGGAATTCCTTTTTCTAGAGCTCAAGAAATTATGAATTCTAATCCCGAATTGATGAATGAAATCATTTGGAACAAATTAAGAGAAAAAGTTGCTTTATTGATAAAGGATAAAGTCAAGATAGTTGAAATTTCTAAAGAAGAATTTGAAAAAGATACTGATACTGAAGTTCAAAATACTTCTAATCAAGAAGAAGTATCCAACAACGAGGAAGTTAAAGACAAAGAATAA
- a CDS encoding WecB/TagA/CpsF family glycosyltransferase, whose amino-acid sequence MTVLIEHFNLQDLKILYGAQEEIYTHIKNQINKEKLWIVTLNALMYMEYLKDNDYSKAIKNASFSIPDGIGIVKLLKRKGIDTERCPGIDTMNFLLNLSKEKDYGVYLLGSFEESVKRAVKTIESNFKIKVSGYHNGYFEEHQEEEIVKNINESKADLLFVGMGIPKQEIFIFRNYKKLNVKLMMGVGGSFDVIGGSVKRAPAFYQKLGLEWLYRMFEEPHRFKKLPILLKFYINLYRKNN is encoded by the coding sequence GTGACAGTTTTGATAGAACATTTTAATTTACAAGATTTAAAGATACTTTATGGGGCTCAAGAAGAAATCTATACTCATATTAAAAATCAAATAAACAAAGAAAAGTTATGGATAGTGACTTTAAATGCTTTAATGTATATGGAATATTTGAAAGATAATGATTATTCTAAGGCAATAAAAAATGCTTCTTTTTCAATACCAGATGGTATAGGAATAGTCAAATTATTAAAAAGAAAAGGAATTGATACCGAACGCTGTCCAGGTATAGATACAATGAACTTTTTGCTAAACTTATCAAAGGAAAAAGATTATGGTGTCTATTTATTAGGATCTTTTGAGGAAAGTGTAAAAAGGGCTGTTAAAACAATAGAAAGTAATTTTAAAATCAAAGTATCTGGTTATCACAATGGTTATTTTGAAGAGCATCAGGAAGAAGAAATAGTTAAAAATATAAATGAAAGTAAAGCTGATCTTCTTTTTGTTGGAATGGGGATACCAAAGCAAGAGATATTTATTTTTAGAAATTATAAAAAATTAAATGTAAAGCTGATGATGGGAGTTGGAGGAAGCTTTGATGTAATAGGGGGAAGTGTAAAAAGGGCTCCGGCTTTTTATCAAAAGTTAGGATTGGAATGGTTGTATCGCATGTTTGAGGAGCCCCACAGGTTCAAAAAATTACCTATTTTGTTGAAATTTTATATAAATTTGTATAGAAAAAACAATTAA
- a CDS encoding DUF4097 family beta strand repeat-containing protein produces the protein MPIVNLDNSKAIIIFAKNFQGDVEVLYGPVSHLEYEDLEVDIKTSWNSDKTIATVNINYEKGDFLSKFFSFSKNFHQIPIKLFVNEEVKSLKLDLSSADLNIDLDSTEIEELVIKTYSGDFDVSGAPNSHMLNFFEIDSKSGDAEIDLNDTTVEEFILKSASGDFDIYNTNIYNCTFSFASGDLTIENSEIKDLNLNMASGDVSVENSLITNAKINAASGDIFIDSLTDDFYCRIDAASADVNLYVQGKESIYLEGAIKKLASSVKSNVDLIQTYEKSNFDKKRVLKINILSGDVTIKGKEIEYLAENTLKKDQTKEKSFSSDDFLTVEEKKILNLLKEEKISRTFAKELLKELGYSEEDSENFLKNRGV, from the coding sequence ATGCCTATAGTTAATCTTGATAATTCAAAAGCTATCATAATCTTTGCAAAAAATTTCCAAGGTGATGTTGAAGTTCTTTACGGACCAGTTAGCCATTTGGAATATGAAGATTTGGAAGTTGATATAAAAACTTCTTGGAATTCAGATAAAACAATTGCTACTGTAAATATAAATTATGAAAAAGGGGATTTTCTTTCAAAATTTTTTTCTTTTTCAAAAAATTTTCACCAGATTCCAATAAAACTATTTGTAAATGAAGAAGTTAAATCTCTAAAATTAGATCTTTCATCTGCAGATTTAAATATTGATCTTGATTCTACAGAAATTGAAGAATTAGTAATTAAAACATATTCTGGAGATTTTGATGTGTCAGGAGCACCTAATTCTCATATGCTGAATTTTTTTGAGATTGATTCAAAATCAGGTGATGCAGAAATTGATTTAAATGACACAACCGTTGAGGAGTTTATCTTAAAAAGCGCTTCAGGAGATTTTGACATTTACAATACGAATATATATAATTGCACTTTTTCCTTTGCTAGTGGTGATCTTACGATTGAGAACTCTGAAATCAAGGATTTAAATCTCAATATGGCCTCTGGAGATGTGTCAGTTGAAAACTCTTTAATAACAAATGCTAAAATTAATGCAGCAAGCGGTGATATTTTCATTGATAGTTTAACTGATGATTTTTATTGTAGGATTGATGCCGCTTCAGCTGATGTTAACCTCTATGTTCAAGGCAAGGAAAGTATTTATCTAGAAGGAGCTATAAAGAAATTAGCCTCATCCGTTAAATCCAACGTTGATTTAATACAAACCTATGAAAAATCAAATTTTGATAAAAAAAGAGTTTTAAAAATCAACATCTTAAGTGGAGACGTTACAATTAAAGGTAAAGAAATTGAATATCTAGCCGAAAATACTTTAAAAAAGGATCAAACAAAGGAAAAATCTTTCTCATCTGACGATTTTTTAACTGTAGAAGAAAAAAAGATTTTAAACTTGTTAAAGGAAGAAAAAATTTCAAGAACTTTCGCAAAAGAGCTTTTAAAAGAGTTGGGTTACTCCGAGGAAGACTCGGAAAATTTCTTAAAAAACAGGGGGGTTTAA
- a CDS encoding DUF2089 domain-containing protein — protein MAKYRLSKCPACGGKLNIIRYQCEDCGTEISGNFELEEFARLSDQQLTFLKIFIKVRGNLSELQKELGISYPTAKARLEELATAMGYESETVETREKTLEILEKIEKGEITPEEAKEILKKYKK, from the coding sequence ATGGCCAAATATAGACTGTCTAAGTGCCCTGCTTGCGGGGGTAAACTAAATATCATCAGATACCAATGTGAAGATTGCGGTACTGAAATTTCCGGTAACTTTGAACTGGAAGAATTTGCTCGTCTTAGCGATCAACAATTAACTTTTTTAAAAATATTTATTAAAGTACGTGGAAATTTATCAGAACTTCAAAAGGAGTTAGGAATTTCTTATCCAACAGCTAAGGCAAGATTAGAAGAACTAGCAACTGCTATGGGGTATGAATCTGAAACTGTAGAAACCAGAGAAAAAACGTTGGAAATTCTAGAAAAAATAGAAAAGGGTGAAATAACTCCGGAAGAAGCAAAAGAAATACTAAAGAAGTATAAAAAATAA
- a CDS encoding alpha-amylase family glycosyl hydrolase, whose protein sequence is MAIDTPKWLKNSVIYEVFVRNYGNAGTFTDIYNDLERIKALGTDIIWFMPFYPIGKVNRKGTHGSPYAIKDYENITPEIGSKDYFMKLIDKAHENGLKVMIDIVFNHTSQDSKLLETHPEWFLKDEYGNIKRKVESWNDVYDLDYSNRELWDYLINVLYGWVNIGVDGFRCDVAPLVPIEFWKEARERLNQNKEIIWLAESLDLNFIYSLRKEGYNVHSDAEVYQAFDLTYDYDGFDYLRSYFRGEKDLSFYLNHLFLQQTMLPTNSIKMRFLENHDNPRIASVLNGKDKIKNWSVFYNLLPGASLIYAGQELMFDKLPNLFEKDPIKWNNGDYEFLSFFKKIVNKCKEIKSECDDFNIREISKGILEIIWSNEEKEYITILNLEDRYGEIPVDFSVYGIDLLSNEIISIEKKFTIRKSPLIIQVNKRNSSWGE, encoded by the coding sequence GTGGCTATAGACACACCAAAGTGGTTAAAGAATAGCGTTATTTATGAGGTTTTTGTTAGAAATTATGGAAACGCAGGAACTTTTACAGATATATATAATGACTTGGAAAGAATAAAAGCTCTAGGAACTGACATAATTTGGTTTATGCCTTTTTATCCAATTGGGAAAGTCAATAGGAAAGGTACCCACGGGAGTCCCTATGCAATAAAAGATTACGAAAATATTACTCCGGAAATAGGAAGCAAAGATTATTTTATGAAATTAATTGATAAAGCACATGAAAACGGATTGAAAGTAATGATAGATATAGTATTCAACCATACTTCCCAAGATTCAAAACTTTTAGAAACTCATCCCGAATGGTTTTTAAAAGATGAATATGGTAATATAAAAAGGAAGGTAGAATCTTGGAATGATGTTTACGATTTGGATTATTCTAATCGTGAATTATGGGATTATTTAATCAATGTTTTATATGGCTGGGTAAATATAGGCGTGGATGGTTTTAGATGTGATGTGGCACCACTAGTTCCGATAGAATTTTGGAAAGAAGCAAGAGAAAGATTGAATCAGAACAAAGAGATAATTTGGCTAGCAGAATCCCTCGATCTTAATTTTATTTATTCTTTAAGAAAAGAAGGGTACAATGTACACTCAGATGCTGAAGTGTATCAGGCCTTTGACTTAACATATGATTATGATGGATTTGACTATTTAAGAAGTTATTTCAGAGGAGAAAAAGATTTGAGCTTTTATTTAAATCATTTATTTTTGCAGCAAACGATGTTACCAACCAATTCTATCAAAATGAGATTTTTGGAAAATCACGATAATCCAAGAATAGCTTCTGTTTTAAACGGTAAGGATAAGATAAAAAATTGGTCTGTTTTCTATAACCTTTTGCCGGGAGCTTCTTTAATTTATGCTGGTCAAGAACTGATGTTCGATAAATTACCTAACTTATTTGAAAAAGACCCAATAAAATGGAACAACGGTGATTATGAATTTTTGAGTTTTTTCAAAAAGATTGTTAACAAGTGTAAAGAGATAAAAAGTGAATGTGATGATTTTAATATAAGAGAAATTTCAAAAGGAATATTAGAAATTATTTGGTCAAATGAAGAAAAAGAATACATAACTATTTTAAATTTAGAGGATAGATATGGGGAAATTCCAGTTGATTTCTCTGTTTATGGTATTGATTTATTATCAAATGAAATAATTTCAATAGAAAAGAAATTCACAATAAGAAAATCACCTCTAATAATTCAAGTTAATAAAAGGAATTCATCTTGGGGGGAATAA
- the ftsY gene encoding signal recognition particle-docking protein FtsY, with product MSIFDKFKKGLSKARNSVFKNIKTIFSGKVLDDEVIEELEEILIMSDMGVEVTNKILEELKEKYIKDNSQDDPLLLLRDILVENLKQDEIVDEFTQKPYVILIVGVNGSGKTTTTAKLAKLYSKQGKQVVLAAADTFRAAAIEQLKEWGKRLNATVIAHQKGSDAAAVVYDAVTHAKSKNKDVVLIDTAGRLHTKSILMEELKKIRRIIEREVPGAPHETLLVLDGTTGQNGISQAKAFKEAIDITGVVVTKLDGTAKGGIAFSINHELKVPIKLVGFGEKEDDLEIFDPMNYCNALLGIEEEG from the coding sequence ATGAGTATTTTTGATAAATTTAAAAAGGGTTTAAGTAAAGCCAGAAATTCAGTATTCAAAAACATCAAAACTATATTTAGTGGTAAAGTTTTAGACGATGAGGTTATTGAAGAGTTAGAAGAGATTTTAATCATGTCTGACATGGGTGTGGAAGTAACAAATAAAATTTTGGAAGAATTGAAAGAAAAGTATATAAAAGACAACTCTCAAGATGATCCGCTCTTACTCTTAAGAGATATTTTAGTTGAAAATTTGAAGCAAGATGAGATAGTTGATGAGTTTACACAAAAACCTTATGTCATACTTATAGTAGGAGTCAATGGTAGTGGGAAAACTACCACTACTGCTAAGTTAGCAAAGTTATATTCAAAACAAGGCAAACAGGTTGTACTAGCGGCGGCTGACACATTTAGAGCAGCTGCAATAGAACAGTTAAAAGAATGGGGGAAAAGGCTAAATGCAACGGTAATAGCACATCAAAAAGGTTCCGACGCAGCTGCCGTGGTATATGATGCAGTAACTCACGCAAAATCTAAAAACAAAGATGTGGTTTTGATTGATACAGCGGGAAGATTACACACAAAATCTATATTAATGGAGGAGTTGAAAAAAATCAGAAGGATAATAGAAAGAGAAGTTCCTGGTGCACCCCATGAAACTTTGCTAGTGTTAGATGGTACCACTGGACAAAACGGAATATCTCAAGCTAAAGCATTTAAAGAAGCAATTGATATCACTGGAGTAGTAGTTACCAAACTAGATGGAACAGCTAAAGGTGGCATTGCGTTTTCAATAAATCATGAATTAAAAGTACCAATAAAACTTGTTGGCTTTGGTGAGAAAGAGGATGATTTAGAAATATTTGATCCGATGAATTATTGTAATGCATTATTAGGTATAGAAGAAGAGGGATAA
- a CDS encoding DUF2225 domain-containing protein yields MNEFIRDFAICPICEKEFAYDKVASTAIKVSSYDLDLKPEYRGVNVLLYSMVTCPDCYFTFQESDKNYIYDFINETNKNQIEEFLLKIKMNISLEVDNTSQKSENFFESQILIASNIYSILNLPSEVIKVLIKLSWLYREQKDEEKELGVLYYCAKIIENYYEKFNEDDFILSSFYLGYIYYRFQNKKEAANILDSLIRNYNNPKNQYLKAAKFLRGELN; encoded by the coding sequence ATGAATGAGTTTATCAGAGATTTTGCGATATGTCCAATTTGCGAAAAAGAATTTGCTTACGATAAAGTTGCTTCAACTGCCATAAAAGTAAGTTCTTATGATCTGGACTTAAAGCCAGAATACAGGGGGGTGAATGTTCTCCTTTACTCTATGGTTACTTGTCCTGACTGTTATTTTACTTTTCAAGAATCTGATAAAAATTATATCTATGATTTTATAAATGAAACAAATAAAAATCAAATAGAAGAGTTTCTATTAAAAATAAAAATGAATATATCTCTTGAAGTAGATAATACATCGCAAAAATCTGAGAATTTTTTTGAATCTCAAATTTTAATCGCTTCAAATATTTATTCAATTCTAAATCTTCCTTCAGAAGTTATTAAAGTTTTGATAAAATTATCTTGGTTATACAGAGAACAAAAGGATGAAGAAAAAGAGTTAGGAGTTCTCTATTATTGTGCAAAAATAATCGAAAATTATTATGAAAAGTTTAACGAAGATGACTTCATACTTTCTTCTTTTTACTTAGGATATATATACTACCGTTTCCAAAATAAGAAGGAGGCTGCAAATATATTGGATAGCTTGATAAGAAATTATAATAATCCAAAAAATCAATATTTGAAAGCAGCGAAGTTTCTAAGGGGTGAATTAAATTGA